A window from Pseudomonas sp. Tri1 encodes these proteins:
- a CDS encoding SDR family oxidoreductase translates to MSNTLKVALVTGAGSGIGRAVALGLMEDGYTLVLAGRRPEPLQALAELAASQGREALAVSTDVRDPVSVDALFATIAEVYGRLDVVFNNAGVNAPAVPLDELTFEQWRNVIDTNLNGVFLCARGAFGLMRRQQPQGGRIINNGSISAHTPRPFSSAYTASKHAVLGLTKSLALDGREYNIACSQIDIGNALTEMSVRMTKGVRQANGTIAVEPMVDVKHVADAVRYIAGLPLSANVLNMTVMATAMPFAGRG, encoded by the coding sequence ATGTCGAACACATTGAAAGTGGCTTTGGTGACCGGTGCTGGCAGCGGGATTGGCCGTGCGGTGGCCCTGGGCCTGATGGAAGACGGCTACACGTTGGTATTGGCCGGCCGCCGGCCAGAGCCCTTGCAGGCGTTGGCCGAGTTGGCGGCCAGCCAGGGCCGCGAAGCCCTGGCGGTCTCCACCGATGTGCGCGACCCAGTCAGTGTCGATGCATTGTTTGCAACCATCGCCGAGGTCTACGGACGCCTGGACGTGGTGTTCAACAACGCCGGGGTCAATGCCCCCGCTGTGCCGTTGGACGAACTGACGTTCGAACAGTGGCGAAACGTGATCGACACCAACCTCAACGGCGTTTTCCTTTGCGCCCGTGGCGCCTTCGGTCTGATGCGCCGGCAACAGCCCCAGGGCGGACGGATCATCAACAACGGTTCGATCTCGGCCCACACTCCGCGGCCGTTCAGCAGCGCCTACACCGCCAGTAAACACGCGGTGCTGGGGCTGACCAAATCCCTGGCCCTGGACGGGCGCGAGTACAACATCGCCTGCAGCCAGATCGACATTGGCAATGCCCTCACCGAAATGTCCGTGCGCATGACCAAAGGCGTGCGCCAGGCCAACGGCACTATCGCGGTGGAACCGATGGTGGACGTCAAGCACGTGGCCGATGCGGTGCGCTACATCGCCGGCCTGCCGTTGTCGGCCAACGTTTTGAATATGACGGTCATGGCCACGGCCATGCCTTTTGCCGGTCGCGGTTGA
- a CDS encoding sterol desaturase family protein gives MDAFSLVYQHLIQWVIAPITDQFFSIFNLNGRLGILFLCASYGVAYGLFRHRKRRGLTNASSFWQFMGGSRVHLHRSALLDYRYYFVRAILKIALVLPIVHLVDPYILRSGDYAAFFSNLWGARPRLGENLSLALLYGLGVFLVKDFVHYWAHRAFHSRWLWAFHKVHHSAPVLVPATASRVHFVEKIVEKLGVTACLGLFAGGFWYACGGEVSRYTLFGVTYLVFIFNSLAANLRHTHVWLSFGPVLEHVLNSPAQHQIHHSDAPRHFNRNFGVNLSLWDWMFGTLYVTSTQPERLRFGTGEQDHQRYLTVYSLIVTPFVETACKCLPAFSYQRQHATMRPTPAIGSASADLGEAERKSSKERP, from the coding sequence GTGGATGCTTTTTCCCTTGTCTATCAGCACCTGATTCAGTGGGTCATCGCCCCGATCACCGATCAGTTCTTCAGCATTTTCAACTTGAACGGCCGCCTCGGGATCCTGTTTCTCTGCGCCTCCTACGGCGTTGCTTATGGCTTGTTCCGTCACAGAAAACGTCGCGGCCTGACCAACGCCAGTTCATTCTGGCAATTCATGGGCGGCAGCCGGGTGCATCTGCATCGTTCAGCACTGCTGGATTATCGCTATTACTTCGTGCGGGCCATTCTCAAGATTGCTCTCGTGCTGCCCATCGTCCATCTGGTGGATCCGTACATCCTGCGCTCTGGAGATTACGCAGCTTTTTTCAGCAATCTCTGGGGGGCTCGCCCGCGCCTGGGGGAGAACCTTTCGCTCGCGTTGCTCTACGGGCTGGGGGTGTTTCTGGTAAAGGATTTCGTCCACTACTGGGCGCACCGGGCTTTTCATTCACGCTGGCTGTGGGCGTTTCACAAGGTTCATCACTCGGCACCGGTGCTGGTACCGGCCACGGCGAGCCGGGTGCACTTTGTGGAGAAGATCGTCGAGAAGCTCGGCGTCACCGCGTGCCTGGGGCTCTTCGCGGGTGGCTTCTGGTATGCCTGCGGCGGTGAGGTCAGCCGCTATACCTTGTTCGGCGTGACGTACCTGGTGTTCATCTTTAATAGCCTTGCGGCCAATTTGCGTCACACCCATGTCTGGCTGTCCTTTGGCCCGGTGCTGGAACATGTGCTGAACAGTCCGGCCCAGCACCAGATCCACCACAGCGATGCACCCCGGCATTTCAACCGCAATTTCGGCGTCAACCTGTCGCTGTGGGACTGGATGTTCGGCACGCTCTATGTCACCAGCACGCAGCCTGAGCGCTTGCGTTTCGGCACCGGAGAACAGGACCACCAGCGCTACCTGACGGTGTATAGCCTGATTGTCACGCCGTTCGTCGAAACTGCCTGCAAGTGCCTGCCCGCGTTTTCATATCAACGCCAACACGCCACAATGCGCCCAACGCCTGCCATCGGATCAGCGAGTGCTGACCTGGGTGAGGCTGAGCGAAAATCCAGCAAGGAACGCCCATGA
- a CDS encoding VOC family protein, with protein sequence MQPLLNRIMLYVRDVQATCDFYARHFGFACEKQADDRVTELRPANGGAILMVHPAGKSVKTGQVTVKLVFDTQDVEGFKEQCEAQGLKFGATHKADGYSFANAKDPDGNSISISSRAFACR encoded by the coding sequence ATGCAACCGTTACTCAATCGAATCATGCTGTACGTCCGGGACGTTCAAGCGACCTGTGATTTTTACGCGCGTCATTTCGGCTTTGCCTGTGAAAAACAGGCCGATGATCGTGTCACCGAATTGAGGCCTGCAAACGGTGGCGCGATTCTGATGGTTCACCCGGCAGGGAAGAGCGTTAAAACAGGACAAGTCACCGTCAAGCTTGTCTTTGATACCCAGGACGTCGAGGGCTTCAAGGAACAGTGCGAGGCCCAAGGCCTGAAGTTTGGCGCTACGCACAAGGCCGACGGTTATTCCTTCGCCAACGCCAAAGACCCTGACGGGAATTCCATTTCTATTTCCAGTAGAGCGTTTGCATGCCGCTGA
- a CDS encoding class I SAM-dependent methyltransferase yields MAKIQEVAQIGFSSQANTYAAGRPSYPAELSTWLTKELGVLPGSAVIDLGAGTGKFTRLLKSMGIDVVAVEPVEAMRTEFAKSLPDVGIVEGTAECIPFGSGTAQALVCAQAFHWFANEKALAEIHRVLRPNGRLGLIWNVRDETVDWVAAITDIITPYEGDAPRFHTGAWRSPFTGNYFSAPELTCFQYTHSGTAKEVIIDRFLSVSFIAALPPAERAKVTEQLQQLIDTHPSLRGREIIEFPYQTQAYACRRLD; encoded by the coding sequence ATGGCAAAAATCCAAGAGGTCGCCCAGATCGGCTTCTCATCGCAAGCCAACACCTATGCAGCAGGGCGCCCTAGCTACCCAGCCGAACTCAGTACCTGGCTGACCAAAGAGTTAGGCGTTCTTCCGGGATCGGCGGTTATCGATTTAGGGGCCGGCACTGGCAAATTCACTCGATTGTTGAAGTCCATGGGGATCGACGTTGTTGCAGTCGAACCTGTTGAGGCCATGCGAACCGAGTTTGCCAAAAGTTTACCGGACGTCGGGATCGTGGAGGGGACGGCTGAATGTATTCCGTTCGGATCTGGAACAGCGCAAGCGCTGGTATGTGCCCAGGCCTTCCATTGGTTTGCCAATGAAAAGGCTCTGGCCGAGATTCACCGAGTGCTCAGACCGAACGGTCGACTGGGGCTGATCTGGAACGTACGTGATGAGACGGTCGACTGGGTGGCAGCTATCACTGACATCATTACTCCGTACGAAGGCGATGCTCCGCGTTTTCACACCGGGGCGTGGCGGTCACCCTTCACCGGAAACTATTTCTCGGCTCCCGAGCTGACCTGCTTCCAATACACACACTCAGGTACTGCCAAGGAAGTCATCATCGATCGGTTCCTGTCGGTGAGCTTCATCGCCGCCCTGCCTCCTGCCGAAAGGGCGAAGGTGACCGAGCAGTTGCAGCAGCTTATCGACACTCACCCATCCTTGCGAGGGCGTGAAATTATTGAGTTCCCCTATCAAACCCAAGCCTATGCATGTCGCCGTTTGGATTGA
- a CDS encoding MFS transporter has product MSNSHTSQTTAAPVIASARDAVVPGRLPSRRRWFMLSLLLIATIINYIDRVNISIAAPFLAKDLGLDKIEMGLIFSAFAWTYAIALVPAGFIADRFGSRFTYGVSLISWSTVTVCQGLATGFASLFGLRLAVGAMEAPAFPANSRAVTVWFPARERGLASSIYVCGQYLGTALFTGALLWLATTYDWRHVFYSTGALGIVFGVAWLFLYRDPMNCKKVSKEELKYIEAGGGLVKSSQERTRFNWRQIAELFSYRQVWAICIGKFASTSALYFFLTWFPTYLIEERQLTMIKAGIFAVLPFVGATVGILLAGIVSDLLIRRGYSLSFARKLPLVVGSMLGMSIVLVNFTDSNVICIAVLTIAFFAQGIASSSWAAVSEVAPKELIGLTGGITSLAANIGGIVTPIVIGAIVHKTGSFALAFWFIGGVALIGTLSYSLLLGRLYRIELKVR; this is encoded by the coding sequence ATGTCGAATTCCCACACCTCCCAGACCACCGCAGCGCCGGTGATTGCCAGCGCCCGGGACGCCGTAGTGCCCGGGCGACTGCCATCGCGTCGGCGTTGGTTCATGCTCTCGTTGCTGCTGATTGCGACGATCATCAACTACATCGACCGGGTGAATATTTCGATTGCCGCGCCGTTCCTGGCCAAGGACCTGGGCCTGGACAAGATCGAAATGGGCCTGATTTTTTCCGCGTTCGCCTGGACTTATGCGATCGCATTGGTGCCTGCCGGATTCATTGCCGATCGCTTCGGTTCCCGGTTCACCTACGGGGTATCGCTGATCAGTTGGTCGACCGTTACCGTGTGCCAAGGTTTGGCCACGGGGTTCGCTTCGCTGTTCGGTCTGCGCCTGGCCGTCGGTGCGATGGAAGCACCGGCATTTCCAGCCAACAGCCGTGCGGTCACGGTGTGGTTTCCGGCGCGGGAACGGGGCTTGGCCAGCAGCATCTACGTGTGCGGTCAGTATTTGGGGACGGCGCTGTTTACCGGTGCGCTGCTCTGGCTGGCGACCACCTACGACTGGCGTCATGTGTTCTACAGCACTGGCGCACTCGGCATCGTTTTCGGTGTGGCCTGGCTGTTCCTGTATCGCGACCCGATGAACTGCAAGAAAGTCAGCAAGGAAGAGTTGAAGTACATCGAGGCCGGGGGAGGGCTGGTCAAGAGCAGTCAGGAACGCACCCGGTTCAACTGGCGGCAGATCGCCGAGTTGTTCAGCTATCGGCAGGTCTGGGCGATTTGCATCGGTAAGTTCGCCAGCACGTCGGCGCTGTACTTCTTTCTCACCTGGTTCCCCACCTACCTGATCGAAGAGCGTCAACTGACCATGATCAAAGCCGGGATCTTCGCCGTGCTGCCGTTCGTGGGGGCGACGGTGGGCATTCTGCTCGCCGGGATCGTTTCCGACTTGCTGATCCGCCGCGGCTATTCGCTGTCCTTCGCCCGCAAGTTGCCGTTGGTGGTCGGGTCGATGTTGGGTATGTCCATTGTTTTGGTGAATTTCACCGATTCGAACGTGATCTGCATCGCCGTGCTGACGATCGCCTTCTTCGCCCAAGGCATTGCTTCGTCTTCGTGGGCGGCGGTGTCGGAAGTTGCCCCCAAGGAACTGATCGGCCTGACCGGCGGGATCACCAGCCTGGCCGCCAATATCGGTGGCATCGTCACCCCCATCGTGATTGGCGCGATTGTCCACAAGACCGGCTCATTCGCCTTGGCCTTCTGGTTCATCGGTGGCGTGGCGCTGATTGGCACCTTGTCCTATTCGTTGCTGCTCGGCCGTTTGTACCGCATTGAACTCAAGGTGCGCTGA
- a CDS encoding GNAT family N-acetyltransferase, with translation MENIPAFQTRRLILTPLELTDAAAIQQLFPHWEVVRYLDSRVPWPYPDDGALTYVRDLALPAIAAGREWHWMIRLGEDPAHSIGSISLYDQPGNNRGFWLAPQWQGKGYMREACEVINAYWFEVLERPVMQVPKAVGNHASRKVSEHEGMRMIATQRGDFVSGSSLKEVWEMTREEWLERRPVPRSH, from the coding sequence ATGGAAAACATCCCCGCTTTCCAAACCCGTCGCCTCATCCTGACGCCCTTGGAATTGACAGATGCAGCGGCGATTCAACAGTTGTTTCCCCATTGGGAAGTGGTCCGTTATCTGGACAGCCGCGTGCCCTGGCCTTACCCGGATGACGGTGCGCTGACTTACGTTCGCGACCTGGCACTGCCTGCCATTGCCGCGGGGCGTGAATGGCATTGGATGATCCGCCTTGGCGAAGATCCTGCACACAGCATCGGCAGCATCAGCCTGTATGACCAGCCTGGGAACAATCGAGGTTTCTGGCTGGCGCCCCAATGGCAGGGGAAGGGTTATATGCGCGAGGCCTGCGAGGTGATCAACGCCTATTGGTTTGAAGTGTTGGAGCGCCCCGTCATGCAAGTGCCCAAGGCGGTGGGCAATCATGCTTCACGTAAAGTTTCGGAGCATGAAGGCATGCGCATGATTGCGACGCAGCGGGGGGATTTTGTGAGTGGGTCGTCGCTTAAGGAGGTTTGGGAAATGACGCGTGAGGAATGGCTTGAGAGAAGACCTGTGCCCAGGTCTCATTGA
- a CDS encoding fumarylacetoacetate hydrolase family protein encodes MNMLEYVFTPDLPVTLPVVGTQQRFPVGRVFCVGRNYPWPDTQGQSRQPPVFFMKPASSVVEAVGEVAFPSLTEEFVHEIELVVAIGEGGAHIPESQALAYVWGYAAGLDLTRRDVQRMAKRNGLPWEGAKVFDGAAPMTAIVPVSRAGHPEGELWLNVNGEERQRDSLDSQIWSVSEVIARISQSVALRAGDLIMTGSPAGVDALQPGDVISAGIDGIGQLQMRVGQRP; translated from the coding sequence ATGAATATGCTTGAGTACGTCTTTACTCCGGACCTGCCAGTGACCCTGCCGGTGGTCGGCACCCAGCAGCGGTTTCCCGTTGGGCGAGTCTTTTGCGTTGGCCGCAATTATCCCTGGCCAGACACCCAGGGCCAGTCCCGCCAGCCGCCGGTGTTCTTCATGAAACCGGCCAGCAGCGTGGTAGAGGCGGTCGGTGAAGTGGCGTTTCCATCGCTGACCGAGGAGTTCGTTCACGAAATCGAATTGGTCGTGGCCATCGGTGAGGGCGGCGCCCATATCCCCGAGAGCCAGGCGCTGGCCTATGTCTGGGGCTACGCTGCGGGTCTGGACCTGACCCGGCGCGATGTCCAGCGCATGGCCAAGCGCAACGGTTTGCCGTGGGAGGGCGCCAAGGTATTCGACGGCGCCGCGCCAATGACCGCCATCGTGCCGGTCTCGCGGGCGGGGCATCCCGAAGGTGAGTTGTGGCTGAACGTGAACGGCGAAGAGCGCCAGCGCGACAGCCTCGACAGTCAGATCTGGTCGGTCAGTGAAGTCATCGCCCGCATCTCCCAGTCGGTGGCGTTGCGAGCAGGCGACCTGATCATGACCGGCAGCCCGGCCGGCGTCGATGCGCTACAGCCCGGCGATGTCATCAGCGCCGGCATCGATGGCATCGGCCAACTGCAAATGCGCGTCGGTCAGCGACCTTGA
- the dapF gene encoding diaminopimelate epimerase, which yields MPLNFHKMHANGDDFVIVDSRDSANPITSALVRRMGDRNRGVGFNQLAVLLDCDDAHARVMFWNADGSALDVCGSATRGAADMLMRESSTTSITLRTKRGLLTCERMANGEIAVDMGLPLLGWSDIPLARELDTAALPLAGGPAACSMGNPHCTYFVDDLAAIDIATIGPAIETNALFPLKTNVHFVQIIDRSHIRLRIWERGAGVAQGSGSCSCGAAVNGIRRGLLDSSVEVECDGGSVTVQWDGVGPVFLIGPVEVSFSGMTADSLLTATA from the coding sequence ATGCCGCTGAACTTTCACAAGATGCATGCCAATGGCGATGATTTCGTGATCGTCGACTCGCGGGATTCAGCCAACCCCATCACAAGTGCCCTGGTTCGGCGAATGGGGGATCGGAACCGCGGTGTTGGCTTCAATCAACTCGCGGTGCTGCTCGATTGCGACGATGCGCACGCCCGCGTGATGTTCTGGAATGCAGATGGTTCCGCGCTGGATGTTTGTGGCAGTGCAACACGAGGTGCCGCAGATATGCTCATGCGCGAATCAAGTACTACTTCGATAACGCTACGTACCAAGCGTGGTCTGCTCACCTGCGAGCGAATGGCAAACGGCGAAATTGCTGTCGACATGGGACTGCCGCTTTTGGGCTGGTCGGACATTCCCTTGGCCCGGGAGCTGGACACCGCTGCTTTGCCACTTGCAGGCGGCCCTGCGGCCTGCAGCATGGGAAATCCGCACTGCACCTATTTTGTAGATGACTTGGCCGCCATTGATATCGCGACGATCGGACCGGCAATCGAAACCAACGCTCTATTTCCACTCAAGACCAACGTTCATTTCGTTCAGATCATTGATCGCTCCCATATCCGGTTACGCATATGGGAGCGTGGAGCGGGTGTTGCGCAGGGTTCTGGTTCCTGCTCGTGTGGTGCTGCTGTCAACGGTATTCGGCGTGGCTTGTTGGACAGTTCAGTTGAGGTTGAGTGTGACGGTGGAAGTGTGACGGTTCAGTGGGATGGTGTGGGGCCGGTCTTTCTCATTGGGCCGGTGGAGGTGAGTTTTTCGGGGATGACCGCAGATAGCTTATTAACAGCAACAGCGTGA
- a CDS encoding GNAT family protein, with product MILRHRPVKADDVKTICRFPLNAQELFYMFPKAQYPLTETQLSNAITQRFDSTVVETDDGIVGFANFYRAETGGVCCIGNVIVAQEARGQGVATFLVETMTALAFDRYNATQVQISCFNENTAGLLLYPKLGFLPFAIEERISADSRRTALIHMSRARDSLSICTLLKT from the coding sequence ATGATATTGCGACACAGGCCAGTGAAGGCTGATGACGTCAAAACTATCTGCCGTTTTCCGCTCAATGCTCAGGAACTGTTTTATATGTTCCCGAAAGCTCAATACCCTCTGACTGAGACTCAACTCTCCAACGCCATCACTCAACGATTCGACTCGACGGTCGTGGAGACAGATGACGGCATTGTGGGCTTTGCCAACTTCTACCGGGCCGAAACGGGGGGAGTTTGCTGTATCGGCAATGTCATCGTTGCCCAAGAGGCACGAGGTCAAGGTGTTGCGACTTTCCTCGTGGAGACGATGACGGCCCTGGCGTTTGATCGTTATAACGCCACGCAGGTGCAGATCTCTTGCTTCAATGAAAATACGGCGGGTTTGCTGCTTTATCCAAAACTGGGTTTCTTACCCTTTGCTATCGAGGAGCGAATTTCTGCGGACAGTCGAAGAACAGCGCTCATTCATATGAGTCGCGCGCGGGATTCTCTGAGTATATGTACGCTATTGAAAACCTGA